A single genomic interval of Lacrimispora sphenoides JCM 1415 harbors:
- a CDS encoding helix-turn-helix transcriptional regulator codes for MKIDRLIGILSILLQEEKVTASYLAEIFEVSRRTINRDVEALLRAGIPIATSQGQNGGISIMPAYRIDRTVLTSFEMQSILTGLRSLDSVAGTNRYQQLMKKLSSDQASVQVPESHIMINLSSWYKSSLSPKIDLIQKAIEAGHSVKFCYYAPSGETERTIDPYLLVFQWSSWYVWGFCRDRKDFRMFKLNRIQELSDTGDHYEKRPLPPIEYFPENPYPNQFHITAVCEPEIKWHLIEEYGMNSFKEREDGKLLFEFDFSSKENLFSWLLSMGDQIELTEPAEFRRDMAELTMGIYEKYADKRKDPILATLRKQSYNKT; via the coding sequence ATGAAGATTGACAGACTTATTGGAATTTTATCTATCCTGCTTCAAGAGGAAAAGGTAACGGCCTCTTATCTCGCAGAAATCTTTGAGGTTTCAAGAAGGACCATAAACAGGGATGTGGAGGCCCTGTTAAGGGCAGGTATTCCCATTGCCACTTCACAGGGGCAGAACGGGGGAATATCTATCATGCCGGCCTACCGGATCGACCGGACCGTGCTGACCTCCTTTGAAATGCAGTCCATACTGACCGGACTTAGAAGCTTAGACAGCGTGGCAGGGACGAACCGGTACCAGCAGCTCATGAAAAAACTGTCATCAGACCAGGCATCGGTGCAGGTTCCGGAAAGCCACATCATGATCAACCTCTCCTCCTGGTATAAATCCTCCCTGTCCCCTAAAATCGATCTGATCCAGAAAGCCATTGAAGCAGGCCATTCGGTGAAATTCTGTTATTATGCTCCAAGTGGTGAAACAGAGAGAACCATTGACCCTTATCTTTTGGTATTCCAGTGGTCCTCCTGGTATGTGTGGGGATTTTGCAGGGACAGGAAAGATTTCCGCATGTTCAAGCTAAACCGGATCCAGGAGCTTTCAGACACCGGGGACCATTATGAAAAGCGTCCCTTACCTCCCATTGAGTACTTTCCGGAAAATCCGTATCCCAATCAATTCCATATCACTGCGGTTTGTGAACCGGAGATAAAATGGCATCTGATCGAGGAGTATGGAATGAACAGTTTTAAGGAACGGGAGGATGGAAAGCTATTATTTGAGTTTGATTTTTCCAGCAAGGAGAATCTTTTTAGCTGGCTGTTAAGTATGGGTGATCAGATTGAACTTACGGAACCGGCGGAATTCAGAAGGGACATGGCAGAGCTGACCATGGGAATTTATGAGAAATATGCCGATAAAAGGAAGGACCCGATCCTTGCAACCCTTAGAAAACAAAGCTATAATAAAACATAA
- a CDS encoding LURP-one-related/scramblase family protein, with amino-acid sequence MKLMFKQRFFSWFDSYDIYDENGATIYTVCGRPAWGHKLEIYDNNDNHLATLREQVLTFLPRFDIQIGGQTAGTITKDFTFFKPSFSVDCNGWHVEGSFLEWDYRILSQTGSVVARIEKQLFHFTDTYLIDVTDGQDSLLALMVVLAIDAIKCSQNKG; translated from the coding sequence ATGAAGCTAATGTTTAAACAGCGATTTTTTTCCTGGTTTGACAGCTACGACATCTATGATGAAAATGGAGCTACCATATATACAGTCTGTGGAAGGCCCGCCTGGGGCCACAAGCTGGAAATTTATGACAACAACGATAATCACCTTGCCACCTTAAGAGAGCAGGTGCTGACCTTTCTGCCCCGGTTTGACATCCAGATCGGCGGACAAACGGCGGGAACCATCACCAAGGATTTTACTTTTTTCAAACCCTCTTTTTCCGTTGACTGCAATGGGTGGCATGTGGAAGGCAGCTTCCTGGAATGGGATTACCGTATTCTTTCCCAGACCGGCAGTGTTGTGGCCCGGATTGAAAAGCAGCTTTTTCATTTTACTGATACCTACTTGATCGACGTGACCGACGGACAGGACAGTCTTTTGGCACTTATGGTAGTTCTTGCTATTGATGCGATCAAATGCAGCCAAAACAAAGGCTGA
- a CDS encoding NADP-dependent glyceraldehyde-3-phosphate dehydrogenase codes for MSELCNEKHTYGNLINGRWVESASGNVITITSPADGSFIGEIQAVSREEVDEVIRYSKEGLSLWAGVPIFEKAQILYNAAELLEERAEEIADILMMEIAKDRKSSVSEVKRTADFLRFTADAGKSLEGIAVSGENFPGGSRNKISYVRRVPLGTVLAISPFNYPINLSASKIAPALMGGNTVILKPATQGAISALHLVNALQDAGLPGGVLQTVTGKGSEIGDYIVTHENINFINFTGSTEVGRHLSKISCMTPLLLELGGKDAALVLEDADLKYAASNIVEGAFSYSGQRCTAVKRIITTDKVADQLVDMLKTGIEKLTVGDPRENVVVTPLIDQKSADFAEFLIQDAIAKGAELIVGNKREGNLVYPTLLDKVTVDMEIAWKEPFSPILPIIRVKDMDEAVEIANRSEYGLQSSVFTKDINKAFRIAEKLEVGTVQINNKTERGPDHFPFLGVKASGMGTQGVRYSIEAMTRPKAITINLTE; via the coding sequence ATGTCTGAATTATGTAATGAAAAGCATACTTATGGAAATTTAATCAATGGCAGGTGGGTGGAATCCGCATCAGGGAATGTCATTACCATAACATCCCCTGCAGACGGTTCTTTTATCGGTGAGATACAGGCAGTAAGCAGAGAAGAGGTCGATGAGGTCATCCGTTATTCCAAAGAAGGTCTTTCTTTGTGGGCCGGTGTTCCGATATTTGAAAAGGCACAGATCCTGTACAATGCTGCAGAGCTTTTGGAGGAAAGGGCGGAAGAGATAGCGGATATTCTGATGATGGAGATTGCAAAAGACAGGAAATCTTCTGTATCAGAAGTGAAGCGGACCGCAGATTTTCTCCGGTTTACGGCAGATGCAGGAAAAAGTCTGGAAGGAATCGCAGTAAGCGGGGAGAATTTTCCGGGTGGTTCCCGAAATAAAATATCCTATGTTAGAAGGGTTCCGCTAGGTACAGTATTAGCCATATCACCCTTTAATTACCCCATTAATCTATCCGCCTCCAAGATTGCACCGGCGCTGATGGGGGGCAATACGGTAATATTAAAACCGGCGACCCAGGGGGCCATCAGCGCCCTTCATCTTGTAAACGCATTGCAGGATGCCGGACTGCCGGGGGGAGTACTGCAGACAGTTACCGGAAAAGGCAGTGAGATCGGTGACTATATCGTAACTCATGAAAACATTAATTTTATTAATTTTACAGGAAGTACGGAAGTAGGCAGGCATTTATCTAAGATATCCTGCATGACCCCTCTGTTGCTGGAACTAGGCGGCAAGGATGCGGCTCTTGTACTGGAAGATGCAGATTTAAAATATGCGGCAAGTAATATTGTAGAAGGTGCTTTTTCTTATTCCGGCCAGCGCTGTACAGCAGTGAAGCGTATTATTACCACAGATAAGGTAGCGGATCAGCTGGTAGATATGCTGAAAACAGGAATTGAAAAACTAACGGTGGGAGATCCCAGGGAGAATGTGGTGGTCACTCCTCTGATCGATCAGAAATCTGCTGATTTTGCAGAATTCTTAATTCAGGATGCCATTGCAAAAGGTGCAGAACTTATTGTAGGAAATAAGAGAGAAGGAAATTTAGTCTATCCTACTTTACTGGATAAAGTTACCGTGGATATGGAGATTGCATGGAAAGAACCGTTTTCACCCATTCTTCCTATTATCCGGGTTAAAGATATGGATGAAGCGGTAGAGATTGCTAACCGCTCAGAATATGGCTTACAATCTTCCGTATTTACCAAAGATATTAATAAAGCCTTTCGTATTGCTGAAAAGTTAGAAGTGGGAACTGTTCAGATTAACAATAAAACAGAAAGAGGCCCGGATCACTTCCCATTTTTGGGAGTAAAAGCTTCCGGTATGGGTACCCAGGGAGTAAGGTATTCCATAGAAGCAATGACAAGGCCAAAAGCAATCACCATTAATTTAACAGAATAA
- a CDS encoding DUF5684 domain-containing protein, which produces MNNDLYAVLAGFGILLFVFLLIVCILLLVSNWKIFSKAGKPGWASLIPFYNFYIMSDIAFGNLSYFIAVLITGGVSFFGGFLDSSILSSLAGLASFVIYIIYCVKLSKAFGRSGGFAVGLVLLPLIFFPILGLGSAEYVGPQ; this is translated from the coding sequence GTGAATAATGATTTATATGCTGTTTTAGCTGGATTTGGTATTTTACTTTTTGTATTTCTTTTAATTGTATGTATTTTACTTTTAGTTTCTAATTGGAAGATTTTTTCGAAAGCCGGTAAGCCGGGCTGGGCGTCATTGATTCCATTTTATAATTTTTACATAATGTCTGATATCGCATTTGGAAATTTAAGCTATTTTATTGCGGTTCTGATAACAGGGGGAGTTTCTTTTTTTGGAGGATTTTTAGATAGCAGCATCTTAAGCAGCCTTGCAGGTTTGGCTTCGTTTGTTATATATATCATTTATTGCGTTAAGCTTTCTAAAGCATTTGGAAGAAGCGGCGGTTTTGCAGTTGGCTTAGTGCTGCTGCCATTGATATTTTTCCCAATACTGGGACTTGGCAGCGCTGAGTACGTAGGACCTCAATAG
- a CDS encoding TDT family transporter: protein MIKKVPIPMAGLSLGFAALGNLLQSYSESIRLVCGSLSAVLAILFLCKCVFHFDMVKEDMKNPVMASVSGTFSMAVILLSVYAKPFIGGSAVYIWYFGIALHVLLMLYFTARFLYKLNMKTVFASYYIVYVGIVTASVTAPAFGHTGLGTGIFWFGLIWCFILLALVTARYVKYKEIAEPARPLFCIYTAPVSLCLAGYLQSVEAKSMAMVFFLMVMAGILYITVLVYLPRFLALPFYPSYAAFTFPVVISAIAMKMSTAFLSKMGYAVGFLPVIVLAETVIAVCLVVYVFIRYMKFLFSR from the coding sequence ATGATTAAAAAGGTTCCCATTCCCATGGCAGGGCTTTCCCTTGGGTTTGCGGCCCTGGGAAATCTCCTTCAAAGCTATTCAGAATCCATCCGCCTGGTATGCGGAAGCCTCTCCGCTGTATTGGCGATTTTATTTTTGTGTAAATGCGTGTTTCATTTTGATATGGTAAAAGAGGATATGAAAAATCCGGTGATGGCAAGCGTATCAGGGACCTTTTCCATGGCAGTAATTCTGTTATCTGTTTATGCAAAGCCTTTTATTGGAGGCAGTGCGGTCTATATCTGGTATTTTGGAATTGCTCTGCACGTTCTGCTCATGTTGTATTTTACGGCACGTTTTCTATACAAGCTGAATATGAAAACCGTATTTGCCAGCTATTACATCGTGTATGTGGGAATTGTGACAGCCAGTGTTACGGCTCCGGCATTTGGGCACACTGGACTGGGAACCGGCATTTTCTGGTTTGGCCTGATCTGGTGTTTCATTTTACTGGCCCTTGTGACGGCCCGGTATGTAAAATACAAAGAAATTGCAGAACCGGCAAGGCCGCTTTTTTGCATCTATACGGCTCCGGTGAGCCTGTGCCTGGCTGGATACCTTCAGTCTGTAGAAGCCAAATCCATGGCAATGGTTTTCTTTCTCATGGTAATGGCAGGAATATTATATATAACTGTGCTGGTTTATCTGCCAAGGTTTCTTGCACTGCCTTTTTATCCAAGCTATGCAGCCTTTACATTCCCGGTGGTGATCAGTGCCATTGCAATGAAGATGTCAACAGCGTTTCTGTCAAAAATGGGATATGCCGTAGGATTTTTACCTGTCATAGTGCTTGCTGAAACCGTTATTGCAGTCTGTTTGGTGGTTTATGTATTCATTCGTTATATGAAGTTTTTATTTAGCAGATAA
- a CDS encoding tocopherol cyclase family protein, with amino-acid sequence MEMKDLNKIIKTRMVRLRHAFFEGWYFKHQNADTVLAFIPGHSVDEKGVKHPFLQIIWNENSYSLDFEEEDYLVDRKSKRIILGNNIFSLTGVKVDIQSKDISIQGMIRYGSLSPIEYTIMGPFQWIPFMECRHEIISMSHSLKGSLTVNGKVLDFDGEKGYIEGDRGRSFPRDYLWLQCNRFSQEASVMVSIAHIPFIGHSFQGCICVIQYKGQEYRFATYLGVKMVCKRETAVILKQGQYTFKIFLTNRNRIKKPGFSHRLLAPDMGNMVRFIKEEHLLLARFLLYKEEELIFDLTSDHVSFEYVDR; translated from the coding sequence ATGGAGATGAAAGATCTTAATAAAATCATAAAAACCAGAATGGTCAGGTTAAGGCATGCGTTTTTTGAGGGATGGTATTTTAAACATCAGAATGCAGATACGGTCTTAGCCTTTATTCCCGGCCATAGTGTAGACGAAAAGGGAGTGAAGCACCCGTTTTTGCAGATCATATGGAATGAAAACTCTTATTCTCTGGACTTTGAAGAGGAGGATTATCTGGTTGACAGAAAGAGCAAAAGGATCATTCTTGGAAATAATATCTTTTCCTTGACCGGCGTTAAGGTGGATATCCAGTCAAAGGATATTTCCATTCAGGGAATGATCCGTTACGGATCCTTAAGTCCCATCGAATATACCATCATGGGCCCCTTTCAATGGATTCCCTTTATGGAATGCAGGCATGAGATCATCAGCATGTCCCACTCCCTGAAAGGAAGCCTTACCGTCAATGGAAAGGTCCTGGATTTTGACGGGGAAAAGGGATATATAGAGGGAGACAGGGGAAGATCCTTTCCAAGGGACTATTTATGGCTTCAGTGCAACCGGTTTTCACAGGAGGCATCAGTCATGGTTTCCATTGCCCACATTCCTTTTATCGGACACAGCTTTCAGGGCTGTATCTGTGTCATCCAGTATAAAGGACAGGAATACCGCTTTGCCACCTATCTGGGAGTCAAGATGGTATGCAAAAGGGAAACTGCGGTCATATTAAAGCAGGGCCAATACACATTTAAAATATTTTTAACAAACCGGAACAGGATAAAGAAACCAGGGTTTTCCCACAGGCTTTTGGCTCCGGATATGGGAAATATGGTGCGTTTTATAAAAGAGGAGCATTTATTGCTGGCAAGGTTTTTGCTGTATAAAGAGGAGGAACTGATATTTGATTTAACAAGTGACCATGTAAGCTTCGAGTATGTTGATAGATAG
- a CDS encoding C-GCAxxG-C-C family protein, with amino-acid sequence MNVKQAVSVKKIGDDAEALFRGGFFCSEAVVSSMRSNFELDLPEEIIAMASGFPVGIGRSKCLCGAVSGGVMALGIFFGRTKQGDPKVEKNLEVSKELHDWFKESNGKNALCCRILTKEFDMGKGEHKEQCIRFTGMVAKKVAEIVVREYGLTNTDETGSAEECHD; translated from the coding sequence ATGAATGTGAAACAGGCGGTTAGTGTGAAGAAGATCGGAGATGATGCGGAAGCTCTGTTTCGGGGAGGATTTTTTTGCTCAGAGGCAGTCGTAAGTTCCATGAGATCTAACTTTGAACTGGATTTACCGGAGGAAATCATAGCCATGGCATCCGGCTTCCCTGTTGGAATCGGTCGATCCAAGTGTCTGTGCGGGGCGGTTTCCGGCGGAGTAATGGCTCTTGGCATATTCTTTGGGCGGACAAAGCAGGGAGATCCCAAGGTAGAAAAGAACTTAGAAGTGTCAAAGGAGCTACACGACTGGTTTAAGGAAAGCAACGGGAAGAATGCACTATGCTGCCGGATCCTGACCAAAGAGTTTGATATGGGAAAAGGAGAGCACAAGGAACAGTGCATCCGTTTCACAGGAATGGTAGCTAAAAAAGTGGCTGAGATCGTGGTTCGGGAATACGGCCTTACGAATACCGATGAGACAGGGTCTGCGGAGGAATGTCATGATTAA
- a CDS encoding AraC family transcriptional regulator, with product MQSTKILTDESMMELVSHGSSTFPFQYYYEDVGKFDNKCIDWHWHREFELVSVTEGILQCSIGNINYILEAGDGIFINSGVIHRFLSAGTAVIPNVLFASDFIAPENSSIYNKYMLPFLTSGISHVVLKRSTSWQKDILSSLSRLYDICENPGPSWELEAHIIICMVWSGLFEHRLEFATMENTGVSRISQARFKGMTCFIEENYWKKITLKEIAASVGVSKREALRCFQCSVPLSPIEYLNKYRLHQAWKLLLQTDRSITDIAEHTGFESTSYFDRLFKREFHITPRKHRNSGKNS from the coding sequence ATGCAAAGCACAAAAATACTCACCGATGAATCCATGATGGAGCTTGTCTCCCACGGCTCCTCCACCTTTCCATTTCAATATTATTATGAAGATGTAGGAAAATTCGATAATAAGTGCATTGACTGGCACTGGCATAGGGAATTTGAACTGGTGTCTGTTACAGAAGGAATCCTGCAGTGTTCCATCGGCAATATCAATTACATACTGGAGGCTGGAGATGGGATTTTCATCAATTCCGGAGTCATTCACCGTTTTCTTTCTGCCGGGACCGCAGTTATCCCAAACGTTTTGTTTGCATCCGATTTCATAGCTCCTGAAAACAGTTCTATATATAATAAATACATGCTTCCTTTTCTCACTTCGGGTATTTCCCATGTTGTCCTGAAAAGAAGTACCTCCTGGCAGAAAGACATTCTTTCTTCTCTTTCAAGACTATATGATATATGCGAAAATCCCGGTCCGTCCTGGGAGCTGGAGGCCCACATCATCATCTGCATGGTTTGGTCCGGCTTATTTGAACACAGGCTGGAATTTGCAACCATGGAAAATACGGGGGTAAGCAGGATTTCCCAGGCCCGGTTTAAAGGAATGACCTGTTTTATTGAAGAAAACTACTGGAAAAAGATTACACTGAAAGAAATCGCCGCATCCGTAGGGGTAAGCAAGCGGGAAGCCCTCCGCTGCTTTCAATGTTCCGTTCCCTTGTCGCCTATAGAATACTTAAATAAATACCGACTCCATCAGGCATGGAAACTGCTCCTTCAAACGGACCGCTCCATAACAGACATTGCGGAGCATACCGGATTTGAAAGTACCAGCTATTTTGACCGTTTGTTTAAAAGAGAATTTCATATAACACCCAGGAAGCACCGGAACAGTGGGAAAAACTCATAA
- a CDS encoding DUF1266 domain-containing protein — protein MNKQKSIKYTFLLCIIGLILCGSAGCVQQKKVQPEILWVNGTYAVLTELNGGDYTLLGGMKANEFNKRLELASLEEWWDVTDRASADETLNWLLDTGHRTDYASLMQVMEEDDVSGLEREELAKYLSEVVGDEEEAYYLVNAYDNYVNYGAGAIDGWDYSRAVSLCGWYYIAGFYTEQEAMDKSLEIAQIIQKRFSSWDEMMDSYLRGYEFWSYESGDARREIYEDIKTRNDNPYLLDWNLPLT, from the coding sequence ATGAACAAACAAAAATCTATTAAATATACATTTCTTCTTTGTATCATAGGACTCATCTTATGTGGAAGTGCCGGCTGTGTGCAGCAGAAAAAAGTACAACCGGAAATTCTCTGGGTCAATGGTACTTATGCTGTTTTAACAGAGCTTAACGGTGGAGATTATACGCTCCTGGGAGGCATGAAAGCGAATGAATTCAATAAACGGCTTGAGCTTGCGTCATTGGAGGAATGGTGGGATGTGACGGACAGGGCCAGCGCGGACGAAACCTTAAACTGGCTGCTTGACACAGGGCACCGGACCGACTATGCATCGCTGATGCAGGTGATGGAAGAGGACGATGTTTCGGGACTGGAACGGGAGGAACTGGCCAAATATCTTAGTGAAGTTGTGGGTGACGAAGAGGAAGCTTATTATCTTGTGAACGCGTATGATAACTACGTAAATTACGGAGCAGGGGCCATCGACGGCTGGGATTACAGTCGCGCAGTATCCTTGTGCGGCTGGTATTATATTGCCGGGTTTTATACGGAGCAGGAAGCAATGGATAAGTCACTTGAAATAGCACAGATAATTCAAAAAAGGTTTTCATCATGGGATGAGATGATGGACAGTTACTTAAGAGGGTATGAATTTTGGTCTTATGAAAGCGGAGATGCCCGGCGGGAAATCTATGAAGATATCAAAACAAGGAATGACAATCCCTATCTGCTGGATTGGAATCTGCCGTTGACTTAG
- the nth gene encoding endonuclease III produces MKKKDVSYILEKLDQIYGVTKEGFYHQQPWQLLAAIMLSAQSTDKQVEEVLPQLFWRYQTVEQMAEAPLEEIEDSIRSIGLYKNKAKNLKKCCSQIAEEYGGEVPKNIEGVLNLAGVGRKTATLFLADAYGIPGVTVDTHVFRIARRMGWASGKNPAEVEVELQRILPKDHWNRINFQLIYHGRAICTARKAKCGECMLKEWCGQIMDK; encoded by the coding sequence ATGAAAAAGAAAGATGTCAGTTATATACTTGAAAAATTGGACCAGATTTACGGTGTGACAAAGGAGGGGTTCTACCATCAGCAGCCATGGCAGCTACTGGCGGCTATCATGCTCAGCGCCCAAAGCACAGACAAACAAGTGGAAGAGGTGCTTCCCCAGCTGTTTTGGCGTTATCAGACCGTGGAGCAGATGGCAGAAGCGCCGCTGGAAGAAATCGAGGATTCCATACGATCCATTGGGCTTTATAAAAATAAAGCCAAGAATTTAAAAAAATGCTGCAGTCAGATCGCAGAGGAATATGGGGGCGAGGTCCCAAAGAATATAGAAGGGGTCTTAAATCTGGCAGGAGTGGGCAGAAAAACCGCCACCTTATTTCTGGCAGATGCTTACGGAATCCCTGGGGTCACTGTGGATACCCATGTATTTCGCATTGCCAGGCGTATGGGCTGGGCCTCCGGGAAAAATCCGGCGGAGGTGGAAGTGGAATTGCAACGGATACTGCCAAAAGACCACTGGAATAGGATCAATTTTCAGCTGATTTATCATGGCAGGGCAATCTGCACGGCAAGGAAGGCAAAGTGCGGGGAATGCATGCTAAAGGAATGGTGCGGGCAGATAATGGATAAATAA
- a CDS encoding MFS transporter has protein sequence MNKDYTKTVHACFMSYIVQAIINNFVPLLFLTLQSEYGISLTRITMLVTFNFGIQLIVDLLSAGIVDRVGYRASMITAHILSAIGLVSLTILPGLFSEAWIGLFAAVVIYAAGGGLLEVLVSPIVEACPTDNKEKAMSMLHSFYCWGHVGVVLVSTIFFSIAGLKNWRLLALFWALIPFVNMFLFFKVPIAPLVEEEEGLSLKGLIRKRIFWVFMLLMVCAGASEQAVSQWASAFAEKGLGVSKAIGDLAGPMLFATMMGISRALYGKYGEKVNLKKMMIASGILCIGSYFLISLSPYPALGLLGCGLCGLSVGIMWPGSFSMASASIRGGGTAMFAFLALAGDLGCSGGPTFVGIVSGFFGNNLKIGILGAVLFPIILVFTLIYFYKADRKTEGFMKNNQEQMNCDI, from the coding sequence ATGAATAAAGATTATACCAAAACCGTCCATGCCTGTTTCATGAGCTATATCGTGCAGGCGATCATTAACAATTTTGTACCTCTTTTATTTCTTACGTTACAGTCAGAGTATGGCATTTCCTTAACCAGGATTACCATGCTTGTGACTTTTAATTTTGGAATTCAGCTGATCGTGGATTTACTGTCTGCGGGAATCGTCGACCGGGTCGGTTACCGGGCTTCCATGATAACGGCTCATATATTGTCAGCAATAGGTCTGGTGTCCTTAACCATTCTGCCCGGATTGTTTTCGGAGGCCTGGATCGGTCTTTTTGCAGCAGTGGTCATCTACGCAGCGGGAGGCGGCCTTTTGGAGGTTCTGGTCAGCCCCATTGTAGAAGCCTGTCCCACGGATAATAAGGAAAAGGCCATGAGCATGCTTCATTCCTTTTATTGCTGGGGGCATGTGGGAGTAGTCCTGGTGTCCACCATATTTTTCAGTATTGCCGGGCTAAAAAACTGGAGGCTTCTGGCACTTTTCTGGGCACTGATTCCTTTTGTCAACATGTTTTTATTTTTTAAGGTACCCATTGCGCCGCTTGTGGAAGAGGAAGAAGGCCTTTCCTTAAAGGGACTCATTAGAAAACGGATATTCTGGGTATTTATGCTTTTAATGGTATGTGCCGGAGCCAGCGAACAGGCGGTAAGCCAGTGGGCATCCGCTTTTGCAGAGAAGGGACTTGGAGTGAGTAAGGCTATAGGAGATTTAGCTGGTCCCATGCTTTTTGCTACAATGATGGGAATTTCCAGGGCTCTCTATGGAAAGTACGGAGAAAAGGTGAATTTAAAAAAGATGATGATTGCAAGCGGAATCCTATGTATAGGTTCTTATTTTCTGATCTCTCTTTCCCCCTATCCTGCGCTGGGCCTTTTGGGCTGCGGCTTGTGCGGTCTGTCTGTAGGAATCATGTGGCCCGGTTCCTTTAGCATGGCTTCTGCCTCCATACGGGGAGGAGGGACCGCAATGTTCGCATTTCTGGCTCTGGCAGGGGACCTGGGCTGTTCCGGCGGGCCTACCTTTGTGGGTATTGTATCCGGGTTTTTTGGGAACAACTTAAAAATCGGAATATTAGGGGCTGTCCTGTTCCCAATTATTCTGGTCTTCACCCTGATCTACTTTTACAAAGCAGACAGAAAAACAGAGGGTTTCATGAAAAATAATCAGGAACAAATGAATTGTGACATATAG
- a CDS encoding TfoX/Sxy family protein, with protein sequence MGELSNLPNIGKEVERQLNETGIFTYEELKATGTEKTWLKIQAMDPSACIHRLYALEGAIQGIKKILLPQVRKEELKVFYNSHKL encoded by the coding sequence ATGGGAGAATTATCTAACCTTCCTAATATCGGAAAAGAAGTAGAACGGCAGCTAAATGAAACCGGAATCTTTACTTATGAAGAATTAAAGGCAACAGGCACAGAAAAGACCTGGCTGAAGATCCAGGCCATGGACCCTTCCGCCTGCATCCATCGTTTGTATGCTCTGGAAGGGGCCATTCAGGGAATAAAAAAAATACTCCTGCCTCAGGTGAGGAAAGAGGAATTAAAGGTATTTTATAATTCTCATAAATTATAG
- a CDS encoding GyrI-like domain-containing protein, whose product MDFERVELKEKKVVGLMARTNNASPDMGNVIGGLWESFYGKGIYSAIKNKSNDKALGIYTDYVENELDDYSVIVACEVEAADEFPEGTVARTIPSGTYAKFVVRGNMIVAVAKFWQELWKLDLPRAFVCDFEEYQNGDMEDALVHIYIGLRN is encoded by the coding sequence ATGGACTTTGAGAGGGTTGAGCTTAAGGAAAAAAAAGTAGTGGGGCTGATGGCCCGGACAAACAATGCATCACCGGACATGGGAAATGTGATCGGCGGTCTTTGGGAAAGCTTTTACGGGAAGGGGATTTATTCCGCTATTAAAAATAAGAGCAATGATAAAGCCCTGGGGATCTATACGGATTATGTAGAAAATGAATTAGATGATTACAGTGTCATAGTGGCCTGTGAAGTTGAAGCAGCGGATGAGTTCCCGGAAGGTACGGTGGCAAGGACCATTCCGTCAGGAACGTATGCCAAGTTTGTTGTTAGGGGAAACATGATAGTGGCAGTAGCAAAATTCTGGCAGGAGCTTTGGAAGTTGGATCTGCCAAGAGCTTTTGTGTGCGATTTTGAAGAATATCAGAACGGGGACATGGAAGATGCACTGGTCCATATTTATATTGGTTTAAGGAATTAA